The window GATGAAATGGCTGACATCTTTACTGAGTGGAACCAAGGCGAATTGGATAGCTACTTGATTGAAATTACAGCTGACATTTTGAAACGCAAGGATGACCAAGCTCAAGATGGTCCAATCGTTGACTATATCATGGATGCTGCTGGTAACAAGGGTACAGGTAAATGGACAAGCCAATCATCACTTGACTTGGGTGTGCCTTTGTCATTGATTACAGAGTCTGTTTTTGCTCGTTACATCTCAACTTACAAGGATGAGCGCGTGGCAGCCAGCAAAGTTCTTCCAAAACCAGCTCCGTTTGCATACGAAGGTGACAAGGCTGAATTGGTAGAAAAGATCCGTCAAGCCCTTTACTTCTCAAAAATTATGTCTTATGCACAAGGGTTTGCCCAACTGCGTGTAGCTTCTAAAGAAAACAACTGGAACTTGCCATTTGGTGAAATTGCTAAAATCTGGCGTGCAGGTTGTATCATCCGTGCTCGTTTCTTGCAAAAAATTACAGATGCTTATGGACGTGATGAAGACTTGGCTAACTTGCTCTTGGATGAATACTTCCTTGATGTGACCGCTAAGTACCAACAGGCTGTTCGCGATGTTGTTGCCTTGGCAGTTCAGGCAGGTGTACCTGTTCCAACCTTCTCAGCAGCGATTACCTACTTTGATAGCTACCGTGCTGAAAACTTGCCAGCTAACCTAATCCAAGCACAACGTGACTACTTCGGTGCCCACACATACAATCGTAAAGACAAAGAAGGTGTCTTCCACTACGATTGGTATAGCGAAACAAAATAAAAGAATGGGCGTGTGAGCGCCCTTCTTTCTAATTTGTCGCTAGCTAATTTGATTGATAGAGAGAACAATGAAAGAGATAATGGCTAAGAAAATTTTGATTGCCGGAAGAGAGCGCAATCTTTCGCACTTTGTTTCCATGGAGCTGCAGAAGAAGGAGTATTTGGTAGATTATGCCTCAACAGGGAAAGAAGCCCTCTCCTTAGCTCATGAAACGGATTTTGATTTGATTTTGATGAGCTTTCAGCTTTCTGATATGTCTAGTAAGGAATTGTCAAGGGAATTGTTGGCCATCAAGCCTGCTAGTGTCTTGATTGTGGCCATTGATTCAGCTGATGTTGCCAAATATGGAGAAGAAGTGCTTTCATACGCAGTTTCTTATGTCGTCAAGCCCTTTGTCATCAGTGATTTGGTTGAGCAAATTGCAGCCATCTTCCGTGGGCGAGATTTTATTGATAAGAATTGTAAGCACGTTCCTTTGCAAGCAGCCTATCGTGACCTAAAGGTCGATTTTCAAAATCGAACCGTTACTCGTGGGGATGAGTTGATTAACCTGACCAGACGCGAATATGATTTGCTTGCAACTCTGATGAACAGCCCCGAACCTGTCAGCCGAGAACAATTGCTAGAGCGAGTTTGGAAATATGAAACGACATCGGAAACTAATGTAGTAGATGTATATATTCGTTATTTACGTGGAAAATTAGATGTTACCGGTAAACCATCTTACATCAAGACAGTTCGTGGCGTTGGTTATGCCATGCGAGATTAAGAAAGGGGAAACTCTTTCTTTTTTTTGCTTCCTATGATAAACTGAATGCTAATCATACAAAATTGGAGATATTATGAATTCGTCGTTTAAAGAAAA is drawn from Streptococcus sp. 29892 and contains these coding sequences:
- a CDS encoding response regulator transcription factor; this translates as MAKKILIAGRERNLSHFVSMELQKKEYLVDYASTGKEALSLAHETDFDLILMSFQLSDMSSKELSRELLAIKPASVLIVAIDSADVAKYGEEVLSYAVSYVVKPFVISDLVEQIAAIFRGRDFIDKNCKHVPLQAAYRDLKVDFQNRTVTRGDELINLTRREYDLLATLMNSPEPVSREQLLERVWKYETTSETNVVDVYIRYLRGKLDVTGKPSYIKTVRGVGYAMRD
- the gndA gene encoding NADP-dependent phosphogluconate dehydrogenase, with the translated sequence MTKANFGVVGMAVMGRNLALNVESRGYSVAIYNRSADKTEDVVASNPGKNLVPSYDVESFVASIEKPRRIMLMVQAGPGTDATIQALLPHLDEGDILIDGGNTFYEDTIRRSKELANSGINFIGTGVSGGEKGALEGPSIMPGGQKEAYELVADVLEEISAKAPEDGAPCVTYIGPDGAGHYVKMVHNGIEYGDMQLIAESYDLMQHLLGLSVDEMADIFTEWNQGELDSYLIEITADILKRKDDQAQDGPIVDYIMDAAGNKGTGKWTSQSSLDLGVPLSLITESVFARYISTYKDERVAASKVLPKPAPFAYEGDKAELVEKIRQALYFSKIMSYAQGFAQLRVASKENNWNLPFGEIAKIWRAGCIIRARFLQKITDAYGRDEDLANLLLDEYFLDVTAKYQQAVRDVVALAVQAGVPVPTFSAAITYFDSYRAENLPANLIQAQRDYFGAHTYNRKDKEGVFHYDWYSETK